From bacterium, a single genomic window includes:
- a CDS encoding putative manganese transporter produces the protein MAEFFQILKTAAVDAFLSVGTWVALMLLLFGWLEVRTAGGIVRGMRKLRRWQPVFGALLGVSPGCGGAIFMMPLFVNGTVTFGTVVATLLATMGDSSWVIFSRLPGHALVIHGISFAVGVGTGYLVDALGIGKNLLKGRETEAMAVITEQAQRGEACLLPGFEHTEPAGMEAALHKRTHIRPKSLFYRITHNLFRFVWGLFLAGFVLTFLSQMLQIPAATIDGWFGFPLFEIFGIVGAVVCLAWMIFAKKFLRDDTHEEDEEKSQSFREMLIHNAEDTAFVVVWVAAAYFAFYAFNAWSGVDMTALVRSAGPWAVIGGAVIGLIPGCGPQIVVTTLFIQGMVPFSVLIANVLSQDGDALFPLLSLHKKSAFLATLVTTVPAIVVGLAFNYFLPGFMAAPLAVP, from the coding sequence TGGCCGAATTTTTTCAGATATTGAAGACCGCCGCCGTGGACGCCTTCCTGAGCGTGGGCACCTGGGTGGCGCTGATGCTGCTACTTTTCGGCTGGCTCGAGGTGCGCACCGCCGGGGGCATCGTACGGGGGATGCGGAAGCTCAGGCGGTGGCAGCCCGTGTTCGGTGCGCTTCTGGGTGTTTCCCCCGGCTGCGGCGGGGCCATCTTCATGATGCCCCTCTTCGTCAACGGGACCGTCACCTTCGGCACCGTCGTCGCCACCCTCCTGGCCACCATGGGCGACAGCTCCTGGGTCATCTTCAGCCGCCTGCCGGGTCACGCCCTGGTCATCCACGGCATCAGCTTCGCCGTCGGCGTCGGCACCGGATACCTGGTGGACGCCCTGGGTATCGGGAAAAACCTGCTCAAGGGCAGGGAGACCGAGGCCATGGCCGTCATCACCGAACAGGCTCAAAGAGGCGAGGCGTGCCTCCTGCCCGGCTTCGAGCACACAGAGCCCGCGGGCATGGAGGCCGCCCTGCACAAAAGGACGCACATCAGGCCCAAAAGCCTCTTTTACCGGATCACCCACAACCTCTTCCGGTTCGTCTGGGGCCTTTTCCTGGCCGGGTTCGTCCTCACCTTCCTGTCACAGATGCTCCAGATACCGGCTGCGACGATTGACGGCTGGTTCGGGTTCCCCCTCTTCGAGATTTTCGGAATCGTCGGCGCCGTCGTCTGCCTGGCCTGGATGATTTTCGCCAAAAAATTTCTGCGCGACGACACCCACGAGGAGGACGAGGAAAAATCCCAGAGTTTCCGTGAGATGCTCATCCACAACGCCGAGGACACCGCCTTCGTGGTGGTGTGGGTCGCCGCGGCTTACTTCGCCTTCTACGCCTTCAACGCCTGGAGCGGGGTGGACATGACCGCGCTGGTGCGCTCCGCCGGACCGTGGGCGGTCATCGGCGGGGCGGTCATCGGGCTCATCCCCGGCTGCGGCCCGCAGATCGTCGTCACCACCCTCTTCATCCAGGGGATGGTCCCCTTCAGCGTGCTCATCGCCAACGTGCTCTCCCAGGACGGCGACGCCCTCTTCCCGCTGTTGAGCCTGCACAAAAAAAGCGCCTTCCTGGCGACGCTGGTGACCACGGTGCCTGCGATCGTGGTGGGCCTGGCCTTCAATTACTTCTTACCCGGTTTCATGGCCGCGCCGCTGGCCGTGCCGTGA